A single genomic interval of Rosistilla ulvae harbors:
- a CDS encoding TolC family protein — protein MVADNRTILLARPAIALKLRSLTIAMLIASVVLGNIGCNRALYRKKADREAYQLIDEKVCHSGEDPGHALRIEIDSQSRMFDPFDPDRPPMPKDDPKSNTYMNCVDGKRGYPLWHANGDTNTAENPDWWRFLPLDERGVLVLDSDTAFQLARLNSPGYQQELETLYLSALDVSSERFRFDTQFFGGLQSFYTADGPLRSGSGGESSSNLAVGPYSVGQRPWSMQRSFTTGADLVVGMANSIVWEFSGPDTQSASTILDFTLVQPLLRNAGRDRIMERLTLSERRLLANVRAFERYRRSFYLSITTGRSVDAGPSRSGGVFGVGLEGFSGLGGGFAGLGGGGNLGIGGGGGVAQAGGFLGLLQDQLQIQNQEENVARLRENLLLLNDTLVEMLTTIPTDQEAIPRQRLQVAQAQQALLSAQSQLVNQQAAFNASVDSFLGDLGLPPYLCVEIRDPVLNQFQLISPDLKDRRNQVSDIRTVVGNINTRLLETGREAINPATNLPELKITWTPQVAQLLEDLNGQLVPLVELQKTFIETDLPGLKRDIEALAEAVPDRQRSSSQLLNIYQTEKDQICTLLPLTMVDKALFDPTDFNRIGQGLIDDYTKLEKRMTAYAIEIEAIDQGLQELLQSRASQTAAQADADGSLSQQIRDKGILAAQDLIAAIAEDVLVMQLIQARARIESVSLPEVDISAPQALEIARQQRRDWANARASLVDSWRLIEFNADNLESSLDITFSGDLQNTDSNPFKLRSDAGRLRAGLQWDAPLTRLQERNTYRQSLIEYQQARRNYYQYEDGVWQLLRGQIRQLRANQVNFELQRSAVRMAAEQISLNEDLRLLREARGLSSGPTAARDIIFALSDLLNAQNGFLNIWVNYEVVRRNLDLDMGTMELTPDGYWIDPGVIRANTVGGSAAIAGDTQGMIIEASDIILP, from the coding sequence ATGGTAGCCGACAACCGGACGATTCTTCTTGCGCGGCCTGCGATCGCGTTGAAGCTCCGATCACTCACCATCGCGATGCTGATCGCCAGCGTGGTGCTCGGCAACATCGGTTGCAACCGAGCGCTGTACCGCAAAAAAGCGGACCGCGAAGCGTACCAATTGATCGACGAGAAGGTCTGTCACAGCGGGGAAGATCCCGGGCACGCGCTGCGGATCGAGATCGACAGCCAGAGCCGGATGTTCGATCCGTTTGATCCCGATCGCCCGCCGATGCCTAAGGACGATCCCAAATCGAACACCTACATGAACTGCGTCGACGGCAAGCGGGGTTATCCGCTGTGGCATGCCAACGGCGACACAAACACGGCGGAGAATCCCGATTGGTGGCGGTTCCTGCCATTGGATGAACGCGGCGTCTTGGTGCTCGATTCCGACACCGCGTTCCAACTGGCGCGATTGAATTCTCCCGGATACCAACAAGAACTCGAAACCCTCTACCTGTCGGCATTGGATGTCAGCAGCGAACGGTTCCGCTTCGACACGCAATTCTTTGGCGGCTTGCAATCCTTTTATACAGCCGACGGACCGTTGCGTTCGGGATCTGGCGGGGAGAGCAGTTCGAATCTGGCGGTCGGTCCCTACAGCGTCGGCCAACGCCCCTGGTCGATGCAGCGCAGCTTTACCACCGGTGCCGACCTAGTTGTCGGGATGGCGAATTCGATCGTCTGGGAATTCAGCGGTCCCGACACGCAAAGCGCATCGACAATCCTCGACTTTACGCTCGTTCAACCGCTGTTGCGCAATGCCGGCCGCGACCGGATCATGGAACGACTGACCCTCTCCGAACGGCGGCTGTTGGCGAACGTTCGCGCCTTCGAACGCTACCGCCGCAGTTTCTATCTTTCGATCACAACCGGTCGCAGCGTCGATGCAGGCCCATCGCGCAGCGGCGGCGTCTTCGGCGTCGGGCTGGAAGGCTTCTCGGGACTCGGCGGCGGCTTCGCAGGACTCGGCGGCGGCGGAAACCTGGGGATCGGCGGTGGTGGCGGCGTCGCTCAAGCGGGCGGTTTTCTCGGATTGCTGCAGGACCAACTGCAGATTCAAAACCAAGAGGAAAACGTGGCTCGGCTGCGTGAAAACCTGCTGCTGCTGAACGACACGCTTGTCGAAATGCTGACCACGATCCCGACCGACCAGGAAGCGATTCCGCGGCAACGGCTGCAGGTCGCTCAGGCTCAACAAGCACTCCTGTCGGCGCAAAGCCAATTGGTGAATCAACAAGCGGCATTTAACGCATCGGTCGATTCATTCCTGGGAGACCTGGGGCTGCCCCCCTACCTATGCGTCGAAATCCGCGATCCAGTGCTGAATCAATTCCAATTGATCTCGCCCGATCTGAAAGACCGTCGCAACCAGGTCTCCGACATCCGTACCGTCGTCGGCAACATCAACACGCGACTGCTGGAAACGGGGCGCGAGGCGATCAACCCTGCGACCAATCTGCCCGAGCTGAAAATCACTTGGACGCCACAAGTTGCCCAGTTGTTGGAAGATCTGAACGGACAACTGGTTCCGTTGGTAGAGCTGCAGAAGACGTTTATCGAAACCGACCTGCCAGGCCTGAAACGCGATATCGAAGCGTTGGCCGAAGCGGTTCCCGATCGCCAGCGATCCTCGTCGCAGTTGTTGAATATCTACCAAACCGAAAAGGATCAGATCTGCACGCTGCTGCCGTTGACGATGGTCGACAAAGCACTGTTTGATCCGACCGATTTCAATCGGATCGGGCAGGGGTTGATCGATGATTACACCAAGCTTGAGAAACGGATGACCGCGTATGCGATCGAGATCGAAGCGATCGACCAAGGGCTGCAAGAACTGTTGCAGTCGCGAGCATCGCAAACGGCCGCCCAAGCCGATGCCGATGGTTCGCTGTCGCAACAGATTCGCGACAAGGGCATCCTAGCCGCTCAAGATCTGATCGCTGCGATCGCCGAAGACGTCTTGGTGATGCAGCTGATCCAGGCTCGAGCCCGGATCGAAAGCGTGTCGCTGCCGGAAGTCGATATCAGCGCTCCGCAAGCGCTCGAGATCGCGCGGCAACAGCGGCGCGACTGGGCCAACGCCCGTGCTTCGCTTGTCGACTCCTGGCGGTTGATCGAATTCAACGCCGACAACCTGGAAAGTTCGCTCGACATCACCTTCAGCGGCGACCTCCAAAACACCGACAGCAATCCGTTTAAACTTCGCAGCGATGCGGGGCGGTTGCGTGCCGGACTGCAATGGGATGCACCGCTGACACGACTGCAGGAACGTAACACCTACCGGCAATCGTTGATCGAATACCAACAAGCCCGCCGCAATTATTATCAGTACGAGGACGGCGTATGGCAGTTGCTGCGAGGCCAGATCCGCCAATTGCGAGCCAACCAGGTGAACTTCGAACTGCAACGCTCCGCGGTCCGCATGGCGGCTGAACAGATCAGTTTGAACGAAGACTTGCGACTGTTGCGAGAGGCTCGCGGATTGTCCAGCGGCCCGACCGCGGCTCGCGATATCATCTTTGCGTTGAGCGATCTGTTGAACGCCCAAAACGGCTTCCTAAACATCT
- a CDS encoding 3-keto-disaccharide hydrolase: MPHSLLCLCLVFATSAFAIGQDKSTPNDKPAAAETKPSEQPAAETEKPAEKGVDKPTEPQPKVQPPEKKPEPTKQPEDKKEAPEKPKPAKAEPAKAEPAKAEPAKAEPAKAEPAKAEPAKAEPAKAMVPIGYTHTQRLPGQPWRVHDLLRPRPRTVTPGEDSPAAPPSDAIVLFDGTDLSNWGHQDRKAPGQYVPARWTVKDGYMEATRGTGYLCSLDNVGSCQLHIEWAAPKKVSGDGQGRGNSGIKLWGAFEIQVLDSYNNRTYADGQAGAVYGQFPPAVNATLPPGEWQAYDVIYEMPEFDAEGKLAKPAYVTVFHNGVLLHHHRELTGPTGRANSKYSEHPPGGSIMLQDHGNPVRYRNIWVRPL; this comes from the coding sequence ATGCCTCATTCGCTCCTCTGCCTGTGCCTCGTCTTTGCAACCTCTGCGTTTGCGATTGGTCAAGACAAAAGCACGCCTAACGACAAACCAGCTGCTGCCGAAACAAAGCCCAGCGAGCAGCCAGCCGCAGAGACAGAGAAGCCCGCCGAAAAGGGAGTGGACAAACCTACGGAACCACAACCCAAGGTGCAGCCACCGGAAAAGAAGCCGGAGCCAACCAAGCAGCCGGAAGACAAAAAGGAGGCTCCCGAAAAACCCAAGCCAGCCAAAGCGGAGCCAGCCAAAGCGGAGCCAGCCAAAGCGGAGCCAGCCAAAGCGGAGCCAGCCAAAGCGGAGCCAGCCAAAGCGGAGCCAGCCAAAGCGGAGCCAGCCAAAGCGATGGTACCGATCGGCTACACCCATACGCAGCGTCTGCCCGGGCAACCTTGGCGAGTTCACGACCTGCTGCGTCCACGCCCGCGAACTGTCACCCCGGGAGAGGACTCCCCCGCGGCACCGCCTAGCGATGCGATTGTACTGTTCGATGGAACCGATCTGTCGAACTGGGGGCACCAAGACCGCAAGGCACCAGGCCAATACGTGCCCGCCCGCTGGACCGTGAAGGATGGGTACATGGAAGCAACCCGCGGCACCGGTTACCTCTGCTCGCTCGATAACGTCGGCAGCTGCCAGTTGCACATCGAATGGGCTGCGCCAAAAAAAGTCTCCGGAGACGGGCAGGGACGTGGCAACAGCGGGATCAAACTTTGGGGGGCGTTCGAGATCCAAGTCCTTGATTCCTACAACAACCGAACCTACGCCGACGGCCAAGCCGGCGCCGTCTACGGCCAGTTCCCGCCAGCGGTCAACGCAACTCTCCCGCCAGGTGAATGGCAAGCGTATGACGTGATCTACGAGATGCCTGAATTCGACGCCGAAGGCAAACTCGCCAAACCGGCCTACGTGACCGTCTTCCACAATGGCGTGCTGCTGCATCACCACCGCGAACTGACCGGCCCCACCGGCCGCGCCAATTCGAAATACAGCGAACACCCGCCGGGCGGTTCGATCATGCTGCAAGATCACGGCAACCCAGTTCGCTATCGAAACATCTGGGTCCGCCCGCTGTAA
- a CDS encoding HEAT repeat domain-containing protein, whose product MISQTALSNLAHAQTNDIPALLQQLRGGSAEQQKAALKSLASAPDGAARATAIAGLVKLLDSDKPAVRARSAYALGYLADGNAEAAKALIQHAMDKDPTVRNAVIKALVRIKAPRELTLPIWAKTLQSSDPEAIMHVIHSMADLGSEAVPTLRETLSHPEAAYWALLVVSELGPQAAELTPELMELIDHAQPEVQLQAIIAVGKVQGDGEKIVPGLVKVLRGDAPMAGKYAACFALSQYPQPTTGAAALEATLDDASDVELKLLAGWSLLTLAPETAKRPQALTAIIAGLSSEQPRIRHLAIRALGDIKPGPDGPSPEVIQAMTKALQDSEPAVISQVVDVLASKGTAAVGVIKTSLTNNALRPLGIELARRLGPNAAPLVPDLIAAMKSSDDPEQVREIAFALAAIGSAAKPASDVLVAELSNENRRVRYSACYALGSIGSDAQNVLTELTQRLGCDDPFLQLSAAWSLLKLQPGDPKLIAQAVPLLTQALQHENEFVRLEAARTLGTLGQAAQGSVDDLNALSSDESPMVRQAAAEAAEAIQGK is encoded by the coding sequence ATGATATCTCAGACAGCGTTGTCCAACCTCGCTCACGCCCAAACCAACGACATCCCAGCACTGCTGCAACAACTGCGGGGCGGAAGTGCTGAACAACAAAAGGCTGCGCTCAAATCGCTGGCCAGCGCCCCGGATGGCGCAGCGCGGGCAACCGCAATCGCCGGCCTGGTCAAGCTGCTCGATTCCGACAAGCCTGCCGTGCGAGCCCGTTCGGCTTACGCTCTGGGTTACCTGGCCGATGGCAACGCGGAAGCAGCAAAAGCACTGATCCAGCACGCGATGGACAAAGACCCAACCGTCCGCAACGCTGTTATCAAAGCATTGGTCCGCATCAAGGCACCGCGCGAACTGACGCTGCCTATCTGGGCCAAGACTCTGCAAAGCAGCGACCCCGAAGCGATCATGCATGTGATCCATTCGATGGCCGACCTGGGCAGCGAAGCAGTCCCCACGCTTCGCGAAACGCTCTCCCATCCGGAAGCAGCCTACTGGGCATTGCTGGTTGTCAGCGAACTCGGCCCACAGGCGGCGGAATTAACGCCTGAGTTGATGGAATTGATCGACCACGCGCAACCCGAAGTCCAACTGCAAGCGATCATTGCGGTTGGCAAAGTTCAAGGCGATGGCGAGAAGATCGTTCCTGGCTTGGTCAAAGTCCTACGAGGCGACGCGCCGATGGCCGGCAAATATGCCGCCTGTTTTGCCTTGAGCCAATACCCACAACCGACAACAGGAGCCGCCGCGCTGGAAGCGACGCTGGACGACGCGAGCGATGTCGAACTGAAACTGCTGGCCGGATGGAGCCTGTTGACCCTGGCTCCTGAAACCGCCAAGCGCCCGCAAGCTTTGACCGCCATCATCGCCGGCCTGTCTTCCGAGCAGCCTCGAATTCGCCACCTGGCCATCCGCGCCCTGGGCGACATCAAACCAGGCCCCGACGGACCGAGCCCCGAGGTGATCCAAGCGATGACCAAGGCACTGCAAGACAGTGAACCAGCGGTCATCTCGCAGGTTGTCGACGTCCTGGCCTCCAAAGGAACCGCGGCGGTAGGGGTGATCAAAACGAGCCTAACCAACAACGCGCTCCGCCCACTGGGAATCGAACTGGCACGCCGACTCGGCCCCAACGCGGCACCACTTGTTCCCGACCTAATCGCTGCGATGAAATCGAGCGATGATCCCGAACAAGTCCGCGAAATCGCGTTCGCCCTGGCCGCCATCGGCTCGGCGGCCAAGCCAGCCAGCGACGTCCTGGTCGCTGAACTTTCCAACGAGAACCGCCGCGTTCGCTACAGTGCATGTTATGCCCTGGGCAGCATCGGGTCGGACGCGCAAAACGTGTTGACCGAACTGACCCAACGCCTCGGCTGCGACGATCCGTTTTTACAACTGTCGGCCGCATGGTCGCTGCTGAAGCTGCAACCTGGTGACCCCAAGTTGATCGCCCAAGCCGTTCCCCTGCTGACCCAAGCTCTACAGCACGAGAATGAATTCGTCCGCCTAGAAGCCGCCCGAACACTGGGCACGCTGGGCCAAGCTGCTCAAGGATCGGTCGACGACCTGAATGCACTCAGCAGCGACGAGAGCCCCATGGTTCGCCAAGCCGCCGCCGAAGCGGCCGAAGCGATCCAAGGCAAATAG
- the rpsT gene encoding 30S ribosomal protein S20: MPNSEGAKKRLRQSFVRRDRNKAIKTAMRNQIRKVRESVQAGDFSAAEEQFRLAAKRLDRAGAKNIIHRNAAARTKSRLQHLIKTAKLQTA, encoded by the coding sequence ATGCCAAATTCCGAAGGTGCTAAAAAACGTCTCCGCCAGAGCTTTGTCCGCCGCGACCGCAACAAAGCGATCAAGACCGCGATGCGCAATCAAATCCGCAAGGTCCGCGAATCGGTACAAGCTGGTGACTTTAGCGCTGCTGAAGAACAGTTCCGCCTTGCTGCCAAGCGTTTGGATCGCGCCGGTGCGAAGAACATCATTCATCGCAACGCCGCTGCACGCACCAAAAGCCGCCTGCAACACCTGATCAAGACTGCCAAACTGCAGACTGCTTAA
- the cobA gene encoding uroporphyrinogen-III C-methyltransferase, which produces MLGHVYLIGAGPGDPQLITLRGVQCLKKADVVLYDGLVNPQLLVHAADAELVCVGKHGQQRIWTQDEIQEEMLRMARQGRIVARLKGGDPAVFARGAEETAALSEAGISFEVVPGITAALAAGSFTGIPITHRHHASAVALVTGHQKDNDATDLDWNALAKFPGTLVIYMGVTTAQTWTQALIDGGKPADTPAAIVRRCTWSDQQVFRCTLGEIALRLSPASKIRPPAIVIVGPVADLPEQLDWFDHRPLSGQRILVTRPDGQAGELGDALRELGADPLYQPAIEIVPPPDWSDVDATISQLGEVDWIVFSSRNGVQFYLDRILRLGHDMRLLGGGQIAAVGDRTAEALQGYGLRADLVPADFEAESLAASLSPQAAGKQVLSVRASRGRDVLRQHLADAGASVREVVAYQNRDVIDADAKIRQQMADGQIDWTTVTSSAIARSLVQMFGESLHQTKLASLSPVTSQTLKGLGFSVACEAEHYTIDGLVKAIAQV; this is translated from the coding sequence ATGCTAGGCCATGTATATTTGATCGGAGCCGGTCCGGGCGATCCTCAGTTGATTACGCTGCGGGGGGTCCAATGTCTGAAAAAAGCGGATGTCGTACTGTACGACGGGCTGGTAAATCCGCAATTGTTGGTCCATGCGGCCGATGCTGAATTGGTTTGCGTTGGCAAGCACGGCCAGCAACGGATCTGGACCCAGGACGAAATCCAGGAGGAAATGCTACGTATGGCACGGCAAGGGCGAATCGTCGCTCGGCTCAAAGGGGGCGATCCCGCTGTCTTTGCTCGGGGGGCCGAGGAGACGGCTGCCTTGTCCGAGGCGGGGATCTCGTTCGAAGTCGTCCCCGGGATCACGGCTGCCTTGGCTGCGGGCAGCTTTACCGGTATTCCGATTACGCATCGCCACCACGCATCGGCCGTTGCGTTGGTGACCGGGCACCAGAAAGACAACGACGCGACCGATCTCGATTGGAATGCGTTGGCCAAGTTCCCCGGCACGTTGGTCATCTACATGGGCGTCACCACCGCCCAGACTTGGACCCAGGCTTTGATCGACGGCGGCAAACCGGCCGATACCCCTGCGGCGATCGTGCGCCGATGTACCTGGTCTGACCAACAGGTCTTCCGCTGCACCTTGGGCGAGATCGCGCTGCGGCTATCCCCCGCCAGCAAGATCCGGCCCCCTGCTATCGTGATCGTCGGCCCGGTAGCCGACCTGCCCGAGCAGCTCGATTGGTTCGACCACCGTCCCTTGTCCGGCCAACGCATTCTGGTCACCCGCCCCGATGGACAGGCCGGTGAGTTGGGCGACGCGCTTCGCGAACTGGGGGCCGATCCGCTGTATCAGCCCGCCATCGAGATCGTTCCGCCGCCAGATTGGTCCGACGTCGATGCCACTATTTCGCAGCTGGGCGAGGTCGACTGGATCGTTTTCAGTAGCCGCAATGGCGTCCAGTTTTACCTCGACCGGATCCTGAGGCTCGGCCACGACATGCGGCTGCTGGGGGGGGGGCAGATCGCCGCAGTGGGCGACCGGACGGCCGAGGCACTGCAGGGATATGGATTGCGAGCCGACCTCGTGCCGGCTGATTTCGAAGCGGAATCGCTGGCCGCGTCGCTGTCGCCGCAGGCTGCTGGAAAGCAGGTCCTGTCGGTTCGGGCCAGTCGAGGACGCGACGTTTTGCGGCAGCATCTAGCCGATGCCGGGGCGAGCGTCCGCGAGGTCGTAGCCTACCAGAATCGTGATGTGATCGATGCGGATGCCAAGATCCGCCAGCAGATGGCGGACGGGCAGATCGATTGGACCACGGTCACCAGCAGTGCGATCGCTCGTTCGCTGGTGCAGATGTTTGGCGAATCGCTGCATCAGACCAAGTTGGCCAGCTTGAGTCCGGTCACCTCGCAAACGCTGAAGGGCCTCGGGTTTTCGGTCGCCTGCGAAGCGGAGCATTACACGATCGATGGCCTGGTCAAAGCGATTGCCCAGGTCTGA
- the recJ gene encoding single-stranded-DNA-specific exonuclease RecJ, with the protein MRQSRLPAVVAQVLLRRGVYQSEDVQRFLESRLTMLRDPEDLPGVPAAADQIHQAIIDRKAVVIYGDYDADGITGTSILFNGLRLLGADVSYFVPNRLEDGYGLSCDALRKLASREKQVVISVDCGIASPVEADLCKELGLDLIVTDHHQFGDRLPDATLVHPRLPGTNYPFPGLCGAGVAFKLAWSVCQRASGAKKVTERLRSYLMQSLALAAIGTVADVVPMLDENRILVHHGLRSLLANPSIGIRELLKVTKLDQKSALSSEDVAFMLAPRLNATGRLGQAQLGVELLTTDNPVRAAALAEYIDGLNGSRQTLERSVYLAADKQAKSDFDPEQDPALVLGGVDWHKGVIGVVAGRIAEKYGRPTIILSLDGTASKPAVGSARSGGMVDLHAMLGQCEEHLITYGGHAAAAGVSLNESTLSQFREAFCEAVSQNVPSDYEAEISIDAEASFSQWNLETVKQIEMLEPFGDSNPRPIFCATGVTLKDPARRMGGGDRHLTVSLLHHASAMRAVAFGAGQWCDELNELEGAIDVAYRPVINEFRGYRKVEIQIVDWRPSGQHASA; encoded by the coding sequence ATGCGCCAGTCCCGGCTGCCTGCGGTGGTCGCTCAGGTCTTGTTGCGACGTGGCGTTTATCAGTCCGAGGACGTTCAGCGGTTTCTCGAGAGCCGCTTGACCATGCTCCGCGACCCCGAGGATCTTCCCGGGGTTCCCGCCGCCGCCGATCAGATCCATCAAGCGATCATCGATCGCAAAGCGGTTGTGATCTACGGCGATTACGACGCTGATGGGATCACCGGCACGTCGATTCTGTTCAACGGCCTGCGTCTGTTGGGTGCGGATGTCAGTTACTTTGTGCCCAATCGCCTCGAAGACGGCTATGGCTTGAGTTGCGATGCGCTTCGCAAGCTGGCCAGTCGCGAAAAACAGGTCGTGATCAGCGTCGATTGCGGTATCGCCAGCCCAGTCGAAGCCGATCTCTGCAAAGAGTTGGGGCTCGACCTGATCGTCACCGATCACCATCAATTCGGCGATCGTTTGCCCGATGCAACGCTTGTGCATCCTCGTCTGCCCGGCACCAATTATCCCTTCCCAGGGCTCTGTGGTGCGGGGGTCGCTTTCAAGTTGGCCTGGTCGGTCTGTCAGCGCGCTAGTGGGGCGAAGAAGGTCACCGAGCGGTTGAGATCGTATCTGATGCAGTCGCTGGCGTTGGCCGCGATCGGCACGGTCGCCGATGTCGTTCCGATGCTCGATGAAAATCGGATCCTTGTCCACCACGGCCTGCGGAGTCTGTTGGCGAATCCGTCGATCGGGATTCGAGAACTGCTGAAGGTCACCAAGCTGGATCAGAAGTCAGCCCTCTCTAGCGAAGATGTCGCCTTCATGCTCGCCCCGCGGTTGAACGCAACTGGGCGGCTTGGTCAGGCGCAATTGGGCGTGGAGTTGCTGACGACCGACAATCCCGTCCGCGCTGCGGCGTTGGCCGAGTATATCGACGGGCTTAATGGCAGCCGGCAGACGCTCGAACGCAGCGTCTATCTAGCGGCCGACAAGCAAGCCAAATCGGACTTTGATCCCGAGCAGGATCCCGCCTTGGTGCTCGGGGGAGTCGATTGGCATAAGGGAGTGATCGGTGTCGTCGCCGGACGGATCGCTGAGAAGTATGGCCGCCCGACGATCATCTTGTCGCTCGATGGGACGGCGTCGAAGCCGGCCGTTGGATCGGCTCGATCCGGCGGGATGGTCGATCTGCATGCCATGTTGGGACAGTGTGAAGAGCATCTGATCACCTACGGCGGGCATGCTGCTGCGGCGGGGGTGAGTCTAAATGAGTCGACGCTCTCGCAGTTCCGCGAAGCGTTCTGCGAAGCGGTCTCGCAGAACGTGCCTTCCGATTACGAAGCGGAGATCAGCATCGATGCCGAAGCTTCGTTCAGTCAGTGGAACTTGGAGACGGTCAAGCAGATCGAGATGTTGGAGCCGTTTGGCGACAGCAATCCCCGGCCGATCTTCTGTGCCACTGGGGTCACGCTGAAAGATCCTGCTCGTCGCATGGGGGGCGGCGATCGACATCTGACCGTCAGTCTGTTGCATCATGCCAGCGCGATGCGAGCGGTAGCGTTTGGTGCCGGGCAGTGGTGCGATGAGTTGAACGAGCTGGAGGGGGCGATCGATGTCGCCTATCGTCCGGTGATCAACGAATTCCGTGGCTATCGCAAGGTCGAGATCCAGATCGTCGATTGGCGACCCTCGGGGCAGCACGCTTCGGCGTAA
- a CDS encoding MBL fold metallo-hydrolase, whose amino-acid sequence MLPHKTLFPGVIELNYQAGEVLGCNVYLVHDQGEWTLIDIGYEETVDEFVELIRQLDFPLSKCKTLIATHADVDHIQGLAKAKQMLRTSVTSHPLAVEALQTGDKLTTFAEIKAQNIHLDMPPVEIEHQINDGDTIRIGNLELEVWHTPGHTDSQLSFRLGDVLFSGDNIYRDGCVGAIDAHHGSNINDFIKSLERIRDSDVVWLLPSHGPIFRKDNEMLNRTIDRLRSYLKMADFGTLANEWPLMDEWENEVADGTLPDGVGVKKG is encoded by the coding sequence ATGTTGCCCCACAAAACCCTCTTTCCGGGCGTTATCGAACTGAATTACCAGGCGGGCGAAGTGCTCGGCTGCAACGTCTACTTGGTCCACGACCAGGGGGAATGGACGCTGATCGATATCGGCTATGAGGAGACGGTCGATGAGTTTGTCGAACTGATCCGCCAACTCGATTTCCCATTGTCGAAATGCAAGACGCTGATCGCAACTCATGCGGACGTCGACCACATCCAAGGGCTAGCCAAAGCGAAGCAGATGCTGCGGACCTCGGTCACGTCCCATCCGCTGGCCGTCGAAGCGCTGCAGACCGGCGACAAATTGACCACGTTTGCAGAAATCAAGGCCCAAAACATCCACCTGGACATGCCCCCGGTCGAGATCGAACACCAAATCAACGATGGCGACACGATCCGGATCGGCAATCTCGAACTGGAGGTCTGGCACACGCCGGGGCACACCGACAGCCAACTGTCATTCCGCCTGGGCGATGTTCTGTTCAGCGGCGACAACATCTATCGCGATGGCTGCGTGGGGGCGATCGACGCCCATCACGGCAGCAACATCAACGACTTCATTAAGTCGCTGGAACGAATCCGCGACAGCGACGTCGTCTGGCTGCTGCCAAGCCACGGGCCGATCTTCCGCAAGGATAACGAGATGCTCAACCGAACGATCGATCGGCTTCGCAGTTACCTCAAGATGGCGGACTTTGGCACCTTAGCCAATGAGTGGCCACTGATGGACGAATGGGAAAACGAAGTCGCCGACGGGACCTTGCCCGACGGGGTCGGCGTCAAAAAGGGCTAA
- a CDS encoding thiamine-phosphate kinase, translating to MEQSFLAWLRGRQRSLPQVAVGIGDDAAVVDWPHSRQLVTSVDTIVDGVDFLLDQHSLAAIGHKALAVNLSDMAAMAADPVAALVAISLSNENATQTAAGIYEGILETAAEFGVAISGGDITCYDGPLAISITIIGQSEPQKAWLRSGALPDDVLLVSGSLGGSILQKHLAFTPRVRLAQQLRDRFKVNAAIDISDGLLLDLDRLCAASGCGIELELDKIPVSEDALALGEQKGSEPLEHALGDGEDYELLLSCSADQAAEILNADLGVPLTAIGTMTSRTGLWSKLPNKLIRLSPRGFVHGG from the coding sequence ATGGAACAGAGCTTTTTAGCATGGCTACGTGGCCGCCAACGTTCACTACCTCAAGTTGCTGTCGGGATCGGTGATGATGCCGCAGTCGTCGATTGGCCGCATTCGCGACAGTTGGTCACTAGCGTCGATACAATTGTCGATGGTGTCGACTTCCTGCTCGACCAGCATTCCCTGGCAGCGATCGGGCACAAGGCGCTGGCGGTCAATCTGAGCGACATGGCTGCCATGGCCGCCGATCCGGTCGCGGCGTTGGTCGCGATCTCTCTGTCAAACGAAAATGCGACCCAGACGGCGGCGGGAATTTACGAAGGAATCTTGGAGACGGCAGCCGAGTTTGGGGTCGCGATCAGCGGTGGGGACATCACTTGCTACGATGGCCCGTTGGCTATTTCGATCACAATCATCGGCCAGTCGGAGCCGCAAAAGGCTTGGTTGCGCAGTGGTGCGTTGCCCGACGACGTTCTCCTTGTCAGCGGTTCGTTGGGGGGAAGCATTCTGCAAAAACACCTGGCGTTCACCCCACGGGTTCGTCTGGCGCAACAGTTGCGCGACCGCTTTAAGGTCAATGCAGCGATCGATATCAGCGATGGGCTGCTGTTGGATCTGGACCGGTTGTGCGCCGCCAGCGGGTGCGGGATCGAATTGGAGTTGGATAAGATTCCAGTCTCGGAAGACGCTCTGGCCCTGGGGGAGCAGAAGGGGAGCGAGCCGTTGGAGCATGCCCTTGGCGACGGCGAGGACTACGAACTGCTTCTCAGTTGTTCGGCAGATCAGGCCGCGGAGATTCTAAACGCCGACCTCGGCGTGCCACTGACTGCCATCGGCACCATGACCAGTCGGACCGGCTTGTGGTCCAAATTGCCCAATAAGCTGATTCGTTTGTCGCCGCGTGGCTTTGTTCACGGGGGCTGA
- the rpmG gene encoding 50S ribosomal protein L33, with translation MAKSNKKADTIFLVCEESGDYNYSIRRKGGGEKLRLKKYCPRLRKHTWHNEKKK, from the coding sequence ATGGCCAAGAGCAATAAGAAAGCGGACACCATCTTCCTGGTCTGCGAAGAATCGGGCGATTACAACTACTCCATCCGTCGCAAGGGTGGTGGAGAGAAATTGCGTCTGAAGAAATACTGCCCTCGTTTGCGCAAGCACACCTGGCACAACGAAAAGAAGAAATAA